Proteins from one Candidatus Roseilinea sp. genomic window:
- a CDS encoding alanyl-tRNA editing protein → MALRLYRTDAYLACFTARVVARVTHNGAPALILDRTAFYPQAGGQPHDVGDIAHARVTNVIEDAEGEIVHLLEGDAVDSLRPGDEVQGRVDWGRRFDHMQQHSGQHVLSQAFIRVVGLDTIAMHIGRGDCTIDLPTAALPSDALERAEREANAIIMEDRPILAYEVSDADLPSIPLRRPPKVSGAVRIVEVKGYDWSACGGTHVRSTAQIGLVKIIKAEKRGAETRVTFRCGGRALDDYVRLSAATGRLMEALSAGRYEVEQAVQKLIAESRADRKALQEARARLIAYEAAELLAGAAEEGELRWVARTFVGRDPAELRALAKQLAGASRVVVLLGTSGDKAQLVFARAQDAVGDMAAALRCALAVLSPDGAAKGGGAPAFAQGGGAPADQSQVQAAIAAARAWLRGQPRATSINADGS, encoded by the coding sequence ATGGCCCTTCGCCTTTATCGCACCGATGCGTATCTCGCCTGCTTCACGGCGCGGGTCGTTGCGCGTGTGACGCACAACGGCGCGCCGGCGCTCATCCTCGATCGGACAGCGTTCTATCCCCAAGCTGGCGGACAGCCCCACGACGTGGGGGACATCGCCCACGCCCGCGTCACGAACGTGATTGAGGATGCCGAAGGGGAAATCGTGCATCTCCTGGAGGGCGACGCCGTGGATTCCCTACGACCCGGCGATGAGGTGCAGGGGCGCGTGGACTGGGGGCGCCGTTTCGACCACATGCAGCAGCACAGCGGCCAGCATGTGTTATCCCAGGCGTTTATCCGCGTCGTCGGCTTAGACACGATCGCCATGCACATCGGCCGCGGCGATTGCACGATTGACTTGCCAACCGCGGCGCTGCCGTCCGATGCGCTCGAACGCGCTGAGCGGGAAGCCAACGCCATCATCATGGAGGACCGGCCGATCCTGGCCTATGAGGTGAGCGATGCCGACCTGCCGTCAATCCCGTTGCGCCGTCCCCCCAAGGTGAGCGGCGCGGTGCGCATCGTCGAGGTGAAGGGCTACGACTGGTCGGCATGTGGCGGCACGCACGTGCGCAGCACAGCGCAGATCGGCCTGGTCAAAATCATCAAAGCCGAGAAGCGCGGGGCGGAAACGCGGGTCACTTTTCGCTGTGGCGGCCGGGCGCTCGACGATTATGTGCGCCTGAGCGCCGCGACCGGTCGCCTGATGGAGGCGCTGAGCGCCGGACGCTACGAGGTGGAGCAGGCGGTGCAGAAGCTGATCGCCGAATCTCGCGCGGATCGCAAGGCCCTGCAAGAAGCCCGGGCGCGGCTGATCGCTTACGAGGCCGCCGAGCTGCTGGCCGGCGCCGCGGAGGAGGGTGAGCTGCGCTGGGTCGCGCGGACGTTCGTCGGGCGCGACCCAGCCGAGCTGCGTGCGTTGGCCAAGCAGCTTGCAGGCGCGTCGCGCGTCGTGGTGTTGCTCGGCACGTCGGGCGATAAAGCGCAACTGGTCTTCGCCCGCGCGCAGGATGCTGTCGGCGACATGGCCGCGGCGCTGCGCTGCGCTTTGGCCGTGCTCTCGCCGGATGGCGCGGCGAAGGGTGGGGGCGCGCCGGCGTTCGCACAGGGCGGCGGCGCGCCCGCCGATCAGTCGCAGGTGCAGGCCGCCATTGCTGCGGCGCGCGCCTGGCTGCGCGGTCAGCCGCGCGCTACTTCGATCAACGCCGACGGATCTTGA
- a CDS encoding phosphohydrolase, whose translation MSRIILPHPPSRDGAKLNTPLPDDYGELAMRADIVIRTLAAPYPRTARMYEKLIADRRVDAHWNLSNYTTVGKLNYNDHGPIHARVTASYALQIMQLLIEADVPMDVVKSGAGDVDDACLVALAGVMLHDIGNATHRVGHELMSVILAQPILADMLAELYDDAEQQALIGDFILSAIQCHDMNPPPLFMEGGVVAVADGCDMTKGRARMPFDLGKLDIHAVSALAIEEVNIRPSHYSRMPVEIEVRMSNSAGIFQVEETLVKKINATPLQHYVMVHVTSIHPEQQFEKRILSNAMLENGRLKPV comes from the coding sequence ATGTCCCGCATCATCCTGCCTCATCCCCCTTCGCGCGATGGCGCCAAGCTGAACACGCCGCTGCCAGACGACTACGGCGAGCTGGCCATGCGCGCCGACATCGTCATCCGCACACTCGCCGCGCCCTACCCACGCACGGCGAGAATGTATGAGAAGCTCATCGCCGACCGGCGCGTAGATGCCCACTGGAATCTGTCGAACTACACCACCGTGGGTAAGCTGAACTACAACGACCACGGCCCGATCCACGCCCGCGTCACTGCATCCTATGCCCTGCAGATCATGCAACTCCTCATCGAGGCCGATGTGCCGATGGATGTGGTGAAGTCCGGCGCCGGCGATGTGGACGATGCCTGCTTGGTCGCGCTTGCCGGCGTGATGTTGCACGACATCGGCAACGCCACGCACCGTGTGGGACACGAGCTGATGAGCGTCATCCTCGCCCAGCCGATCTTGGCCGATATGCTGGCCGAGTTATACGACGACGCCGAACAACAGGCGCTGATCGGCGATTTCATTTTGTCGGCCATCCAATGTCACGACATGAACCCACCGCCGTTGTTCATGGAAGGCGGCGTGGTCGCCGTGGCGGATGGCTGCGACATGACGAAGGGTCGGGCGCGCATGCCGTTCGACCTGGGCAAGCTGGACATCCACGCCGTGTCCGCCCTGGCGATCGAAGAGGTGAACATTCGGCCGTCCCACTACAGCCGGATGCCGGTGGAGATCGAGGTGCGGATGAGCAACTCGGCCGGCATCTTCCAAGTCGAAGAGACGTTGGTGAAAAAGATCAACGCCACACCGCTGCAACACTACGTGATGGTGCATGTGACCTCGATCCATCCCGAGCAGCAATTTGAGAAACGCATCCTGAGCAACGCGATGCTCGAGAACGGGCGGCTGAAGCCGGTATGA
- the metB gene encoding cystathionine gamma-synthase, with translation MKLETLAVHAGREVEPATRAITPSITLSTTFERAEDGTFPGGHIYTRNSNPNRDALERALAALEGGGVAVAFASGNAATSAVLQALAPGDHVIASMETYYGTRAVLTGALRRWGLQADFVDMSDPANIARAMRPNTRLVWVETPSNPRLRLTDLAAAAAIAHAGGARLVCDNTFATPVLQRPLALGADLVVHSTTKYIGGHSDALGGGVIANADDDFMQRVRAYQVFGGAAPSPFDCWLLLRSIPTLPYRVRAQSEGAMRVAAFLAAHPRVACVHYPGLPAHPGHAIAAQQMQGGFGGMLSFQVVGGEAEAMAVAARVRLIVRATSLGGVESLIEHRASVEGPDTPTPRNLLRLSVGLEHPDDLIADLAQAIA, from the coding sequence ATGAAGCTCGAAACACTTGCCGTGCATGCCGGCCGTGAGGTGGAGCCGGCGACGCGCGCGATTACCCCCTCGATCACGCTTTCGACCACCTTCGAGCGCGCCGAGGATGGCACCTTCCCCGGCGGGCACATTTACACGCGCAACAGCAATCCCAACCGCGACGCGCTGGAGCGGGCGCTGGCCGCATTGGAGGGCGGCGGCGTTGCCGTGGCTTTCGCCTCCGGCAATGCAGCGACTTCGGCAGTCTTGCAGGCGCTGGCGCCGGGCGACCACGTGATTGCCTCGATGGAGACGTACTATGGCACGCGCGCCGTGCTCACGGGCGCGCTGCGGCGCTGGGGCTTGCAGGCGGACTTCGTGGATATGAGTGACCCGGCGAATATCGCGCGCGCCATGCGTCCGAACACGCGATTGGTTTGGGTGGAGACGCCGTCGAACCCCCGCCTGCGGCTGACCGATCTTGCGGCGGCAGCAGCGATCGCCCATGCCGGCGGTGCGCGGTTGGTTTGCGACAATACTTTTGCCACGCCGGTGCTTCAGCGGCCGCTGGCGCTCGGCGCCGATCTCGTGGTGCACTCCACGACGAAATATATCGGCGGGCACAGCGATGCGCTGGGCGGCGGTGTGATCGCCAACGCCGATGATGATTTCATGCAGCGCGTGCGGGCGTATCAGGTGTTCGGCGGCGCGGCGCCGTCGCCGTTCGATTGCTGGCTGCTGTTGCGCAGCATCCCAACCCTGCCGTATCGGGTGCGGGCGCAGTCGGAGGGCGCGATGCGCGTTGCGGCATTCCTGGCCGCGCATCCGCGGGTGGCGTGCGTGCATTATCCTGGCTTGCCCGCGCATCCCGGCCACGCGATTGCCGCCCAGCAGATGCAGGGTGGCTTTGGCGGCATGTTGTCCTTTCAAGTGGTCGGTGGCGAGGCCGAGGCGATGGCCGTTGCCGCGCGCGTGCGGCTGATCGTGCGCGCCACCAGCCTGGGCGGCGTGGAGAGCCTCATCGAGCACCGCGCATCGGTCGAGGGGCCGGATACGCCGACGCCGCGCAACCTGCTGCGCCTCTCGGTCGGGCTGGAGCACCCCGACGACCTGATCGCCGATCTCGCGCAGGCGATAGCGTGA